One region of Myxocyprinus asiaticus isolate MX2 ecotype Aquarium Trade chromosome 38, UBuf_Myxa_2, whole genome shotgun sequence genomic DNA includes:
- the ppme1 gene encoding protein phosphatase methylesterase 1: MEKQLQLNLLSSKPPMADLQSGSKLRMGPGRKRDFTPLPWSQYFETMEDVEVENDNSKDTFRIYSSGSQGPVLLLLHGGGHSALSWAVFTSVICSRINCRVVAMDLRGHGDTTVKNPDDLSAETMAKDIGKVVEALYSENPPPIMIIGHSMGGAIAVHTAAANHVPSLLGLCVIDVVEGTAMDALNSMQNFLRSRPKTFKSVENAIEWSVKSGQIRNVESARVSMVGQVKKCDEPLSSPGVSKGISEGIIEEEEEEDEEGESNHKRKKDDDQEIKKENLYTWRIELSKTEKYWEGWFKGLSSLFLTCHVPKLLLLAGVDRLDKDLTIGQMQGKFQMQVLPECGHAVHEDVPEKVADALATFMVRHKFTEFKEGFP, translated from the exons ACCAGGAAGAAAACGAGATTTTACTCCTCTGCCCTGGAGTCAGTACTTTGAAACCATGGAGGATGTGGAGGTGGAAAACGACAACAGCAAAGACA CATTCAGAATTTACAGCAGTGGCTCTCAAGGTCCTGTCCTGCTACTGCTTCATGGGGGAGGTCACTCTGCTCTTTCTTGGGCAGTTTTTACT TCTGTTATATGCAGCAGAATTAACTGCAGGGTTGTAGCTATGGACCTTCGAGGACATG GTGATACTACAGTCAAGAACCCCGACGATCTCTCTGCTGAGACAATGGCTAA GGATATTGGAAAAGTGGTGGAGGCCCTTTACAGTGAAAACCCACCACCTATCATGATTATTGGTCACAGTATGGGCGGAGCAATAGCAGTTCACACCGCTGCAGCCAATCACGTGCCATCACTGCTTGGTCTTTGTGTAATTGATGTAGTGGAAG GTACAGCCATGGACGCCTTGAACAGCATGCAGAACTTTCTGAGGAGTCGACCAAAAACGTTTAAATCTGTGGAGAATGCCATAGAATGGAG TGTGAAAAGTGGACAGATCAGGAATGTTGAATCTGCACGGGTGTCCATGGTTGGACAAGTGAAAAA ATGTGATGAGCCCTTAAGTAGTCCAGGGGTTTCCAAGGGCATCAGTGAAGGAATTattgaagaagaggaggaggaggatgaagaaggTGAATCCAACCACAAAAGGAAGAAAGATGATGATCAAGAG ataaagaaagaaaatctgTACACCTGGCGTATTGAACTCTCAAAGACAGAGAAGTATTGGGAAGGCTGGTTTAAGGGACTgtcttctctctttctcacctGCCATGTGCCAAAACTCCTCCTGCTAGCTG GTGTTGACAGGCTTGATAAAGATCTTACCATTGGGCAAATGCAGG GAAAGTTCCAGATGCAGGTTCTTCCAGAATGTGGCCATGCTGTTCATGAAGATGTCCCTGAAAAA GTAGCTGATGCTCTAGCCACCTTCATGGTCCGTCACAAGTTTACTGAATTCAAGGAGGGTTTCCCCTG A
- the LOC127428475 gene encoding odorant receptor 131-2-like, with the protein MARANGTNESLSLSNMQIFKVDLLDPMSISKNVVGVLIPLFFIYVNCVMLFALRRKPIFHEMPRYILFGHMLMNDSVLLLVTTIMFAIAVSVIQITKAICTLLQFVSNCTFRNAPLTLAVMSLERYVAICFPLRHCNIATPKMTYIALGIIWLLSSLDVIIDIISAFIINPYHLAEILYCSRERLFPAKWQMDKSQRFDVIYFVSVAMIIIFTYISIMVTARSVSSDKGSARKAHRTVLLHLIQLGLCLTSFLYATIENTLNLRVANLRILNYLIVLVLPRCLSPLIYGLRDDAVRPLFKYYFSYRSGKLRPSVNVH; encoded by the coding sequence ATGGCCAGGGCCAATGGCACAAATGAGAGTCTGTCTTTATCTAACATGCAAATCTTTAAGGTAGACCTACTAGATCCTATGTCCATTTCTAAAAATGTAGTGGGTGTGCTAATACCCCTGTTCTTCATCTATGTAAACTGTGTCATGCTCTTTGCTCTAAGAAGGAAGCCCATATTCCATGAGATGCCACGCTACATTCTTTTTGGCCACATGCTTATGAATGACTCCGTACTTTTACTGGTGACAACCATCATGTTTGCCATTGCTGTGTCAGTTATCCAAATAACTAAAGCCATCTGCACTCTTTTACAGTTTGTATCCAACTGCACTTTCCGTAATGCTCCTCTGACTCTGGCAGTGATGTCCCTGGAACGGTATGTGGCCATCTGCTTTCCTTTAAGGCATTGCAACATCGCAACACCAAAAATGACTTATATTGCGTTAGGAATCATCTGGTTACTTAGTTCTCTAGATGTCATTATAGACATTATTTCTGCATTCATCATTAACCCGTATCATTTAGCAGAGATTTTGTATTGCTCGCGAGAGAGATTGTTTCCAGCCAAATGGCAGATGGATAAATCACAAAGGTTTGATGTGATTTATTTTGTGTCTGTTGCAATGAtcattattttcacttacattaGCATTATGGTGACAGCCAGGTCTGTTTCATCTGATAAAGGTTCAGCTAGGAAAGCCCATAGAACAGTGTTATTGCACTTGATTCAGCTGGGCCTGTGTCTCACCTCTTTTCTGTATGCTACAATAGAAAACACACTGAACCTCAGAGTAGCAAACCTCAGAATTCTGAATTATCTTATTGTTCTTGTTCTGCCACGCTGTCTGAGCCCTCTGATCTACGGTTTGAGAGATGATGCCGTGAGGCCCTTATTCAAATATTACTTCAGCTATCGTTCAGGCAAATTAAGGCCCTCTGTTAATGTGCATTAA